A single region of the Pelobates fuscus isolate aPelFus1 chromosome 4, aPelFus1.pri, whole genome shotgun sequence genome encodes:
- the LOC134607674 gene encoding forkhead box protein Q1-like: MGHQAGPWEGLTRTSADISSLDWPQTPHLTNSPCDQEGAAKPPIMDGTQKRRRYQRHGKPPYSYLALISLVIRASPGQKLRLSEILHEISVLFPFFNGSYKGWRESVRHNLSSNNCFKKILKDPKKPQAKRNFWTVDMDLLPHNALKLQNLVSYNKDNLPLDLTPYIVHGKPFRYLEEQPAHVPDNSDIIQSGLKPSKGSPDPATKYSLTPCSSAETVPYHTANPLSPPTLVPHLNTGSPFHRKSHPSVEETVLNSVNNIQIENRDQVRPREITNNSDGSPPKKVTRCGSVKPLTNMLQQGYQPSSKTSSKTSCLIQHVYQPNVLPQYSWQPNVLPQHSWQPNVLPQHSSSSSCMFQHGSQPNPQSYHMRHHGSQANYLSQYSGSGYNISSCSAALHAYWPTVV; this comes from the exons ATGGGACACCAGGCTGGACCATGGGAAGGACTCACCAGAACCTCTGCAGACATCTCCAGCTTGGACTGGCCTCAGACCCCTCACCTGACCAATTCCCCTTGTGACCAGGAGGGGGCAGCAAAGCCCCCCATTATGGATGGTACCCAGAAAAGGAGACGGTACCAGCGGCATGGGAAGCCCCCCTACTCTTACCTGGCCCTCATTTCCCTGGTCATCAGGGCCTCCCCGGGGCAGAAACTCCGGCTTTCAGAG ATCCTTCATGAGATCAGCGTCCTCTTCCCATTCTTTAACGGAAGCTACAAAGGCTGGAGAGAATCCGTCCGACACAATCTGTCTTCCAACAACTGTTTTAAAAAG ATTCTGAAAGATCCAAAGAAACCTCAGGCCAAACGAAACTTCTGGACCGTGGATATGGACCTCTTGCCCCATAATGCCCTGAAACTACAGAACTTGGTCTCCTACAACAAAGATAACCTTCCGCTTGACCTCACCCCTTACATTGTGCATGGGAAGCCATTCCGATACCTGGAAGAGCAACCGGCTCATGTTCCCGATAACAGCGACATTATTCAGTCTGGCCTTAAACCCTCTAAAGGGTCACCAGACCCTGCTACAAAATACTCTTTAACTCCGTGCAGTTCTGCAGAAACTGTACCTTACCACACCGCAAACCCTCTGAGCCCCCCCACGCTAGTTCCACATCTGAACACCGGATCACCGTTTCATAGAAAATCGCATCCTTCTGTCGAAGAAACGGTTTTAAATTCAGTAAATAACATACAGATAGAAAACCGTGACCAAGTTCGACCCCGAGAAATTACAAACAACTCTGATGGGTCACCTCCGAAAAAGGTGACACGTTGTGGGTCCGTCAAACCGTTAACCAATATGCTCCAGCAAGGATATCAGCCAAGTTCGAAGACTAGCTCGAAGACTAGCTGTCTGATCCAACATGTATACCAGCCAAATGTATTGCCCCAGTACAGCTGGCAGCCAAATGTATTGCCCCAGCACAGCTGGCAGCCAAATGTATTGCCCCAGCACAGCTCAAGTTCTAGCTGTATGTTCCAGCATGGCTCGCAACCAAACCCGCAGTCGTACCACATGCGCCATCATGGATCCCAGGCGAATTACTTGTCCCAGTATAGTGGCTCTGGATATAACATATCCTCCTGCAGTGCAGCTCTGCATGCATACTGGCCAACAGTGGTATGA
- the LOC134608228 gene encoding DNA damage-regulated autophagy modulator protein 1-like, with the protein MVCDGFALLPCVLVFWAVSGLTTAFVLFQVLHVHPGYHIPTISYIGNFYPESIVHGINFSVCTILGISTVYVMYRYIHLRSQTSEIKPSWCKKASLFSGWLWCFGFEVVGIFPSNKYAALHTGGGTIAFLFGALYIIFLSVIGYQSSPRLNSNAMCHFRMCASILTLIFLLPFSMCTIYFEVHGSSTTSYVYYASALFEWLSTMTLFVFILTFIPDFQQITVRRPKNWKDNWIVMKTEVELPEVQKVLWHLGTVELRGPLLVTHQGRGSIEGPSRQTMPYDLHVAENSEPLAASI; encoded by the coding sequence ATGGTGTGCGACGGATTCGCGTTATTGCCGTGCGTTCTTGTCTTTTGGGCAGTCTCAGGGCTCACCACTGCCTTTGTGTTGTTTCAGGTGTTACACGTACACCCTGGGTACCACATACCTACAATAAGCTACATTGGAAATTTCTACCCAGAGAGCATAGTGCATGGGATTAATTTTTCGGTATGCACCATACTGGGAATCAGCACAGTGTATGTAATGTACAGATACATCCATCTGAGAAGCCAGACAAGTGAGATCAAACCGTCATGGTGCAAAAAGGCTTCTCTCTTCAGcgggtggttatggtgctttgggtTTGAGGTTGTTGGCATTTTTCCTTCAAACAAATATGCAGCTTTACATACTGGTGGAGGGACAATCGCGTTTCTGTTTGGGGCGCTGTATATAATTTTTCTGTCAGTAATTGGATACCAATCAAGTCCTCGATTGAACAGCAATGCCATGTGTCACTTCAGAATGTGCGCGTCTATCCTTACTCTGATTTTCCTGCTGCCATTTTCTATGTGTACCATTTATTTTGAGGTGCACGGCAGCTCAACAACAAGCTACGTTTATTACGCTAGTGCATTGTTTGAGTGGCTGTCCACAATGACATTGTTTGTCTTTATTCTAACTTTCATTCCCGATTTTCAGCAAATAACTGTACGAAGGCCAAAAAACTGGAAGGACAATTGGATTGTAATGAAAACAGAGGTAGAACTACCAGAGGTGCAGAAGGTGCTATGGCATCTGGGTACAGTAGAGCTTAGGGGTCCTCTCCTGGTCACCCATCAGGGGAGGGGCAGCATTGAGGGGCCCAGCAGACAGACAATGCCTTACGATCTTCATGTAGCGGAGAATTCAGAGCCACTTGCTGCTTCCATCTAG